One genomic segment of Manis pentadactyla isolate mManPen7 chromosome 1, mManPen7.hap1, whole genome shotgun sequence includes these proteins:
- the SUMO3 gene encoding small ubiquitin-related modifier 3: MSEEKPKEGVKTENDHINLKVAGQDGSVVQFKIKRHTPLSKLMKAYCERQGLSMRQIRFRFDGQPVNETDTPAQLEMEDEDTIDVFQQQTGGSWETSPCSGCLHPHICY, encoded by the exons GAGGGAGTAAAGACAGAGAACGACCACATCAACCTGAAGGTGGCTGGGCAGGACGGGTCCGTGGTCCAGTTCAAGATCAAGAGACACACCCCGCTGAGCAAGCTGATGAAGGCCTACTGCGAGAGGCAG ggcTTGTCAATGAGACAGATTAGATTCAGGTTTGATGGGCAACCAGTTAATGAGACAGATACCCCAGCACAG CTGGAGATGGAGGATGAAGACACCATTGACGTGTTCCAGCAGCAGACAGGAGGCTCTTGGGAGACCAGCCCTTGCTCGGGGTGCCTCCATCCTCACATCTGCTATTGA